The following coding sequences are from one Triticum aestivum cultivar Chinese Spring chromosome 5A, IWGSC CS RefSeq v2.1, whole genome shotgun sequence window:
- the LOC123106330 gene encoding uncharacterized protein: MGKKGLVVVTSILAVLTVVFGVISAVLLALKHHQDDHGEFSTYRRSPAMPCGVVAAILASMTQILASVAICCCGAWRMTKGAKRIAAVVFFITSWVLAIIAVLLFLAGAMLGFEGSAKKTVGNARIVGGVAIFVTATFLFLVVAALDVASYRLVRKKGHYQAYVGSNPPFVPSKDAPYGSAPPPPNQV, translated from the exons ATGGGGAAGAAAGGTCTGGTGGTGGTGACCAGCATCCTCGCCGTGCTGACGGTCGTGTTTGGAGTCATCAGCGCGGTTCTCTTGGCGCTG AAACATCATCAAGATGACCATGGCGAGTTCTCTACGTaccggcgatcgccggcgatgcCATGCGGTGTGGTGGCAGCCATCTTGGCGTCGATGACGCAGATTCTTGCCAGCGTGGCCATCTGCTGCTGTGGGGCGTGGCGGATGACTAAGGGGGCCAAGCGCATCGCCGCGGTGGTCTTCTTCATCACCTCATG GGTCCTCGCGATCATAGCAGTGCTACTATTTCTGGCAGGCGCCATGTTAGGATTTGAAGGCTCTGCAAAGAAAACTGTTGGCAATGCTAGGATTGTCGGAGGTGTCGCAATTTTTGTGACCGCGACGTTTTTGTTTCTTGTAGTCGCCGCCCTTGATGTTGCCTCATACCGCCTAGTTCGGAAGAAGGGCCACTACCAAGCATATGTTGGCAGTAATCCTCCTTTTGTGCCATCTAAAGATGCTCCCTACGGTTCTGCTCCTCCACCACCAAATCAAGTCTAA